One stretch of Thermococcus sp. 21S9 DNA includes these proteins:
- the cbiQ gene encoding cobalt ECF transporter T component CbiQ: MGFLEETAREVLEFTTNAVFSERYARMDGLLQRIDPRVKVFSLVAIVATVVSLGRIDVILAFYFLALVLAVLSRLPVVEFTKRVWVFIPIFTGVIALPSIFMIPGEPVFHLFGLTASREGIRWAVLFTLRVATAVSYAILFTMTSRWNDIVSALAFFRVPGMVITIMTLTYRYIFLLAKLLLDAMHARRARLAGELGMVESWKEAGKHIGATFIKANALGEDLYYAMLSRSYANEIEPLREFKAGKVDYAFSAFTVLLVVLTFAFTRGLL, translated from the coding sequence ATGGGGTTCCTCGAAGAGACCGCCAGGGAAGTCCTCGAGTTCACGACCAACGCCGTCTTCTCAGAGAGGTACGCGAGAATGGACGGCCTGCTTCAGAGAATCGACCCAAGGGTTAAGGTGTTCTCGCTCGTTGCGATAGTCGCGACGGTGGTTTCCCTCGGACGGATTGATGTGATTTTAGCTTTCTACTTCCTTGCACTCGTCCTCGCGGTTCTCTCCAGACTGCCGGTAGTCGAGTTCACGAAGAGGGTCTGGGTCTTCATTCCGATTTTCACGGGGGTTATAGCCCTCCCTTCGATATTCATGATTCCGGGCGAGCCGGTTTTTCATCTGTTCGGTCTCACCGCGAGCAGGGAGGGAATCCGCTGGGCGGTTCTCTTTACGCTCCGCGTCGCGACTGCGGTTTCATACGCGATACTCTTCACGATGACGAGCAGGTGGAACGACATCGTCTCGGCCCTCGCGTTCTTCAGGGTTCCCGGAATGGTGATAACCATAATGACCTTAACCTACCGCTACATATTCCTCCTCGCCAAGCTCCTGCTTGACGCGATGCACGCGAGGAGGGCGAGGTTAGCTGGAGAACTCGGCATGGTCGAGAGCTGGAAAGAGGCCGGAAAGCACATCGGGGCGACCTTCATAAAGGCCAACGCCCTCGGCGAGGACCTCTACTACGCCATGCTCTCCAGGAGCTACGCCAACGAAATCGAACCGCTGAGGGAGTTCAAGGCTGGAAAGGTCGACTACGCGTTCTCGGCCTTCACCGTTCTCCTCGTCGTACTAACGTTTGCCTTCACGAGGGGATTGCTATGA
- a CDS encoding 30S ribosomal protein S27e: protein MALPKNLIPMPRSRFLRVKCIDCGNEQIVFSHPATKVRCLVCGATLVEPTGGKGVIKAKILEVLE from the coding sequence ATGGCGCTCCCGAAGAACCTCATCCCGATGCCGAGGAGCAGGTTCCTCCGCGTCAAGTGCATTGACTGTGGCAACGAGCAGATAGTCTTCAGCCACCCGGCGACGAAGGTTCGCTGTCTCGTCTGCGGTGCAACCCTCGTCGAGCCGACCGGCGGTAAGGGCGTCATCAAGGCCAAGATACTCGAGGTTCTCGAGTGA
- a CDS encoding lysine exporter LysO family protein: MRFLYLVLASLTIGTLVGHFLSPDFGNAYELMLYILIFLIGMDLGLNFNAKELRKVGGKALVLPFLTLTGSILGGLLASLILGIEPRWGLAIGAGCGWYSLTGPLIAQYSAVYGAVGFLGNLMREILTILFYPIAIGRIDPERAVVMGGATTMDTTLPIITKFGGREVALVAFVHGFILTAIVPFLVPLILSL; this comes from the coding sequence GTGAGGTTCCTCTACCTCGTCCTGGCATCTCTCACCATCGGAACGCTCGTGGGGCACTTCCTCAGCCCGGACTTCGGGAACGCCTACGAGCTGATGCTCTACATCCTCATATTCCTTATCGGAATGGACCTCGGGCTGAACTTCAACGCCAAGGAGCTCAGGAAGGTCGGAGGAAAGGCCCTCGTCCTGCCGTTTTTAACGCTGACTGGCTCAATCCTTGGCGGACTGCTGGCGTCGCTGATTCTCGGGATAGAGCCGAGGTGGGGCCTCGCCATCGGAGCCGGCTGTGGATGGTACTCACTGACGGGCCCGCTTATAGCGCAGTACTCCGCGGTTTACGGCGCGGTTGGCTTCCTCGGGAACCTGATGAGGGAAATCCTAACCATTCTGTTCTACCCCATCGCAATCGGGAGAATAGACCCGGAAAGGGCGGTGGTGATGGGAGGGGCGACGACGATGGACACGACCCTGCCGATAATAACAAAATTTGGAGGAAGGGAGGTGGCACTCGTTGCCTTCGTCCACGGGTTCATTCTAACGGCAATCGTCCCCTTCCTGGTTCCGCTGATACTCAGTCTTTAG
- a CDS encoding ferritin family protein, with translation MEMKRMIDIVREAKKVEEKAEKDYKKLLKKLDKPEYADLRGLILRLAIDTAFHKHLMEALEKAYDEAVELVEEYAVEKPNDDFALIPGVPTMVMPLGFGPIGARIPPEEIIEEYLKDFPTEVVLPGTDEKLIEILKRYAEEEDEMRKLYDELSRRAFHPVVRELVKELKRNEEQHESLVKGLVEKYSKD, from the coding sequence ATGGAAATGAAGAGAATGATAGACATCGTCAGAGAAGCAAAGAAGGTTGAGGAAAAAGCGGAGAAGGACTACAAGAAGCTTCTCAAAAAGCTTGACAAGCCCGAGTACGCCGATTTGAGGGGGCTTATTCTGAGGCTCGCCATAGACACCGCCTTCCACAAGCACCTCATGGAGGCCCTGGAGAAGGCTTACGACGAGGCCGTTGAGCTCGTCGAGGAGTACGCCGTCGAGAAGCCCAACGATGACTTTGCCCTAATTCCGGGCGTTCCAACGATGGTCATGCCCCTCGGTTTCGGCCCGATTGGTGCCAGGATTCCGCCTGAGGAGATAATAGAGGAGTACCTTAAGGACTTCCCGACCGAGGTTGTTCTCCCCGGCACCGATGAGAAGCTCATTGAGATTCTGAAGAGGTACGCCGAGGAAGAGGACGAGATGAGAAAGCTCTACGATGAGCTCTCAAGGAGGGCCTTCCACCCGGTTGTGCGGGAGCTTGTGAAGGAACTCAAGAGGAACGAGGAACAGCACGAGAGCCTCGTCAAGGGCCTCGTCGAGAAGTACTCTAAAGACTGA
- the cbiM gene encoding cobalt transporter CbiM, translating to MKLHIPDGYLGPYTCAFFYLIMIPIWYRAFKWLKNLKPSQVPLLGVLTAFSFLVMMYNMPVPGGTTAHIVGGTIIAILISPWAATVSLTIVLLIQALFFGDGGITTYAANVFNMGVVLPFVGYYTYKFLTEKFKLNEVISAGIGAYVGLVAAAIMAGIELGIQPYIQPGYCPYPLSVSVPAMAIAHLVTAGPAAAVVTAAVVWYVRKSRPDLFEMRTLARG from the coding sequence GTGAAATTGCACATACCGGATGGATACCTTGGGCCGTACACCTGCGCGTTTTTCTATTTGATTATGATACCTATTTGGTACAGGGCCTTCAAGTGGCTCAAGAACCTCAAGCCAAGCCAGGTGCCCCTGCTGGGAGTGCTCACGGCCTTTTCGTTCCTCGTGATGATGTACAACATGCCGGTTCCCGGAGGAACGACGGCGCACATCGTCGGCGGAACGATAATAGCGATACTCATAAGCCCCTGGGCCGCAACGGTGTCGCTGACAATAGTTCTGCTCATTCAGGCCCTGTTCTTCGGTGACGGCGGAATAACGACCTACGCCGCCAACGTCTTCAACATGGGCGTCGTCCTCCCCTTCGTCGGCTACTACACCTACAAGTTCCTCACAGAGAAGTTCAAGCTCAACGAGGTCATCTCAGCTGGAATCGGCGCCTACGTTGGACTCGTTGCAGCGGCGATAATGGCGGGCATCGAACTCGGAATACAGCCCTACATTCAGCCCGGTTACTGCCCCTACCCCCTCAGCGTCTCCGTTCCGGCGATGGCGATAGCGCACCTCGTCACAGCAGGCCCCGCCGCGGCGGTCGTCACCGCGGCAGTCGTGTGGTACGTCAGAAAGAGCAGGCCCGACCTCTTCGAGATGAGGACCCTTGCAAGGGGGTGA
- a CDS encoding 50S ribosomal protein L44e has protein sequence MKYPKKIRTYCPYCKKHTIHKVEKVKKRPRSELSQGQRRFRRILKGYRGFPRPNPAGREKPVKKLDLRFRCTVCGKAHTRGKGFRVKKFELVEV, from the coding sequence ATGAAGTACCCGAAGAAGATAAGGACCTACTGCCCGTACTGTAAGAAGCACACCATCCACAAGGTAGAGAAAGTTAAGAAGAGGCCGAGGAGCGAGCTCAGCCAGGGTCAGAGGCGCTTCCGCAGAATCCTCAAGGGTTACCGCGGTTTCCCGAGGCCGAACCCGGCCGGAAGGGAGAAGCCGGTCAAGAAGCTCGACCTCCGCTTTAGGTGCACCGTCTGCGGTAAGGCCCACACCAGAGGAAAGGGCTTCCGCGTTAAGAAGTTCGAGCTCGTGGAGGTGTGA
- a CDS encoding PDGLE domain-containing protein yields the protein MDKVTKTLLAIVGVMIILSPIGILLVWNYDDAWGEWDVQTVEHMVGHKLPGMEKLADAWNHAILPDYNIPGWEDKLHASIGYIISAIVGTALVVALYYALVKFVVGKGASS from the coding sequence ATGGACAAGGTAACCAAGACCCTCCTCGCAATAGTCGGCGTCATGATAATCCTCTCCCCGATTGGAATACTGCTCGTGTGGAACTACGACGATGCCTGGGGCGAGTGGGACGTCCAGACTGTGGAGCACATGGTCGGCCACAAGTTGCCCGGCATGGAGAAGCTCGCGGACGCCTGGAACCACGCGATTTTGCCCGACTACAACATCCCAGGCTGGGAGGACAAGCTCCACGCCTCGATAGGCTACATAATCTCCGCGATAGTTGGAACGGCACTCGTCGTTGCCCTCTACTACGCCCTCGTCAAGTTCGTGGTCGGCAAGGGCGCCTCCTCCTGA
- a CDS encoding MoaD/ThiS family protein yields MIKVRVLGRGIEKEVEWRKGMKVADILREVGFNTESAIARINGRVVLEDEKVEDGVTVEVIPVVSGG; encoded by the coding sequence ATGATTAAGGTCAGGGTCCTCGGAAGGGGAATAGAGAAGGAAGTCGAGTGGAGGAAGGGCATGAAGGTGGCAGATATCCTCAGGGAGGTCGGATTCAACACAGAGAGCGCGATAGCGAGGATTAACGGAAGGGTTGTCCTCGAGGACGAAAAAGTTGAAGACGGCGTTACCGTGGAGGTAATTCCGGTCGTTTCAGGGGGATAA
- a CDS encoding energy-coupling factor ABC transporter ATP-binding protein has translation MKVYELRNVSYRYPTGEWALRGINMDVERGETLAIVGPNGAGKTTLLKLMDALVMPTEGEILFEGKPITEDTMTDGEFRRKVGFLFQNPDVMLFSATVLEDVAFGPVHLWSKERGLERAREELRRLGIEKLADRHPYSLSGGEKKKASIACVTAMEPEVLLLDEPTRDLDLRNRNFVLDMIRSWKGEGKTVVVVTHDLRLIRLADRVYVVNKEILFEGTPRELFSRPELIERANLDVPEIVRLFHELGINEIPLSVEEAVEILRGLLQR, from the coding sequence ATGAAGGTTTACGAGCTCAGAAACGTTTCCTACAGATATCCAACCGGGGAGTGGGCGCTCAGGGGAATAAACATGGATGTTGAGAGGGGAGAAACCCTGGCCATAGTCGGGCCGAACGGCGCCGGAAAGACCACACTGCTCAAGCTGATGGACGCGCTGGTCATGCCAACGGAGGGCGAGATACTGTTCGAGGGAAAGCCGATAACGGAGGACACGATGACGGACGGGGAGTTTCGGCGGAAGGTCGGCTTCCTGTTCCAGAATCCAGATGTTATGCTCTTCAGCGCGACGGTTCTGGAAGATGTAGCTTTTGGACCCGTTCACCTGTGGAGTAAAGAGAGGGGCCTTGAGAGGGCCAGAGAAGAACTCAGAAGACTCGGCATCGAGAAGCTGGCCGATAGACACCCGTACAGCCTGAGCGGTGGCGAGAAGAAAAAGGCCTCGATAGCCTGCGTAACGGCAATGGAGCCGGAAGTTCTTCTCCTCGACGAGCCGACGAGGGATTTGGACTTGAGGAACAGGAACTTCGTGCTCGACATGATTCGGAGCTGGAAGGGGGAAGGAAAGACGGTCGTAGTGGTTACCCATGACCTGAGGCTGATTCGCCTCGCCGACAGGGTTTACGTGGTGAACAAAGAAATCCTCTTCGAGGGAACGCCGAGGGAGCTGTTTTCGAGGCCTGAACTCATAGAGAGGGCGAACCTCGATGTGCCCGAGATAGTGAGGCTCTTCCACGAGCTCGGTATCAACGAAATCCCGCTGAGCGTGGAGGAGGCTGTGGAGATTCTAAGGGGCCTCCTCCAGAGGTGA
- a CDS encoding pyridoxal phosphate-dependent aminotransferase, protein MIRASERAMGVEYAIRDVVLPARELEKKGIKVIRLNIGDPGKYDFQPPKHMQEAYCRAIKEGHNYYGPSEGLPEMREAVVKREKWKNGVDIMPEDVRVTTAVTEALQLIFGSLLNPGDNILVPSPSYPPYVGLVKFYGAEPREYLTVEENGWQPDINDMRKLIDERTKAIAVINPNNPTGALYEKKTVKAILDLAGEYDLPVISDEIYDLMTYEGKHVSPGSLTKDVPVIVMNGLSKVYFATGWRLGYFYYVDPEGKLEEVREAIDKLMRIRICPNTPAQFAAIAGLTGPMDYLEEYMKKLRERRDYIYKRINEIPGVSAVKPQGAFYIFPRIKERSKWKNDKEFVLDALHEAHVLFVHGSGFGKAGDWHFRIVFLPPVEILEEAMEKFEEFMRKRLGA, encoded by the coding sequence ATGATTAGGGCATCAGAGCGTGCAATGGGCGTTGAGTACGCGATTAGAGACGTTGTTCTCCCTGCGAGGGAGCTTGAGAAGAAGGGGATAAAGGTCATACGGCTCAACATCGGTGACCCTGGCAAGTACGACTTCCAGCCCCCGAAGCACATGCAAGAGGCTTATTGTCGCGCCATAAAGGAGGGCCACAACTACTACGGGCCGAGCGAGGGTTTACCCGAGATGAGGGAGGCCGTCGTTAAGAGGGAGAAGTGGAAGAACGGCGTGGACATAATGCCGGAAGACGTCCGCGTCACAACGGCTGTAACCGAGGCGCTCCAGCTTATATTCGGCTCGCTCCTCAACCCCGGCGACAACATACTCGTTCCGAGTCCAAGTTATCCTCCCTACGTTGGCCTCGTCAAGTTCTATGGCGCCGAGCCGAGGGAGTACCTGACCGTCGAGGAAAACGGCTGGCAACCGGACATCAACGACATGAGGAAGCTGATAGACGAGAGAACGAAGGCAATAGCCGTCATCAACCCCAACAACCCGACGGGAGCGCTCTACGAGAAGAAGACCGTCAAGGCGATACTCGACTTGGCCGGCGAGTACGACCTGCCGGTTATAAGCGACGAGATTTATGATTTGATGACCTACGAGGGCAAGCACGTCTCGCCGGGCTCGCTCACGAAGGACGTCCCGGTTATAGTGATGAACGGCCTCTCGAAGGTCTACTTCGCCACCGGCTGGCGTCTGGGCTACTTCTACTACGTTGACCCCGAGGGCAAGCTCGAAGAAGTGAGAGAAGCGATTGACAAGCTCATGCGCATAAGGATATGCCCGAACACGCCGGCCCAGTTCGCGGCGATAGCGGGTTTAACTGGCCCGATGGACTACCTTGAGGAGTACATGAAGAAGCTCCGCGAGAGGAGGGACTACATCTACAAGCGCATCAACGAGATTCCCGGTGTCAGCGCGGTCAAACCGCAGGGAGCGTTCTACATCTTCCCGAGGATTAAGGAGCGCTCGAAGTGGAAGAACGACAAGGAGTTCGTGCTCGATGCCCTCCACGAGGCGCACGTCCTCTTCGTCCACGGCTCTGGCTTCGGAAAGGCCGGCGACTGGCACTTCAGAATCGTCTTCCTCCCGCCGGTCGAGATACTCGAGGAGGCCATGGAGAAGTTCGAAGAGTTCATGAGAAAGAGGCTCGGGGCTTGA
- a CDS encoding proteasome assembly chaperone family protein: MKETTIYLLERPQLRDPVFIEGLPGIGLVGKLAAEHLIQELNAVKFAELYSPHFMHQVIIKKGSIVELMKNEFYYWVNPDENGRDLIIITGDQQVPPTDSPGHYEVVGKMLDLVQELGVREIITMGGYQVPELQGEPRVLAAVTHEELVDYYKEKLKDCSVEVVWREDEGGAIVGAAGLLLGMGKLRSMYGISILGESLGYIVDAKAAKAVLTAVTKILGIELDMTALEERAKETEEILQKVQEMQRAMLEQTMPPAPEEEDRGYL, from the coding sequence ATGAAGGAAACCACCATCTACCTCCTTGAGAGGCCCCAGCTCAGGGACCCGGTGTTCATAGAAGGCCTCCCTGGCATAGGCCTCGTTGGAAAGCTCGCCGCGGAGCACCTGATTCAGGAGCTCAACGCGGTGAAGTTCGCCGAGCTCTACTCACCGCACTTCATGCACCAGGTCATCATAAAGAAGGGCTCAATCGTCGAGCTCATGAAGAACGAGTTCTACTACTGGGTGAACCCCGACGAGAACGGAAGGGACCTAATCATCATCACCGGCGACCAGCAGGTTCCGCCGACGGACAGCCCCGGCCACTACGAGGTTGTCGGCAAGATGCTCGACCTCGTTCAGGAACTCGGCGTCAGGGAGATAATAACGATGGGTGGCTACCAAGTGCCGGAACTCCAGGGCGAGCCGAGGGTCTTAGCTGCGGTAACCCACGAGGAGCTCGTTGATTACTACAAGGAGAAGCTCAAGGACTGCTCCGTCGAGGTAGTCTGGAGGGAGGACGAGGGCGGAGCCATAGTCGGTGCCGCCGGTCTTCTCCTCGGCATGGGCAAGCTCCGCTCGATGTACGGTATAAGCATACTCGGCGAGAGCCTCGGCTACATCGTCGACGCCAAGGCCGCCAAGGCAGTTCTAACGGCGGTCACGAAGATACTCGGAATAGAGCTCGACATGACAGCCCTCGAGGAGCGCGCCAAGGAGACCGAGGAGATACTCCAGAAGGTTCAGGAGATGCAGAGAGCGATGCTCGAGCAGACGATGCCCCCGGCTCCGGAAGAAGAGGACAGGGGCTACCTCTGA
- a CDS encoding translation initiation factor IF-2 subunit alpha, whose protein sequence is MPRKAKEFPEEGEFVVATVKNIHPYGAFLTLDEYPGKEGFMHISEVAPTWVKNIRDYVKEGQKVVVKVIRVDPEKGHIDLSLKRVNQQQRKAKLQEYKRAQKAENLLKMAAEKIGKDFETAWREVWVPLEEEYGEVYAAFEDAAQNGMDVLKGLISDEWIEALRPIIEAYVEIPTVTIDAEFEITVPKPNGIEIIKEALIRARDRANEEKDIDVKFTYQGAPRYRIDITAPDYYKAEEVLESIAEEILRVIKEAGGEATLIRKEKRIRKIKRR, encoded by the coding sequence ATGCCGAGGAAAGCCAAGGAGTTTCCCGAGGAGGGAGAATTCGTCGTCGCTACCGTCAAGAACATTCACCCGTACGGAGCGTTCCTCACCCTTGACGAGTATCCCGGAAAGGAAGGCTTCATGCACATAAGCGAGGTTGCTCCAACCTGGGTCAAGAACATCAGGGACTACGTGAAGGAGGGCCAGAAGGTAGTCGTCAAGGTCATCCGCGTTGACCCCGAGAAAGGGCACATAGACCTGAGCCTCAAGCGCGTTAACCAACAGCAGAGGAAGGCCAAGCTCCAGGAGTACAAGCGCGCCCAGAAGGCTGAGAACCTTCTCAAGATGGCCGCCGAAAAGATAGGCAAGGACTTCGAGACGGCCTGGCGCGAGGTCTGGGTTCCGCTCGAGGAGGAGTACGGAGAGGTTTACGCCGCCTTCGAGGACGCCGCCCAGAACGGGATGGACGTCCTCAAGGGGCTCATAAGCGACGAGTGGATTGAAGCGCTCAGGCCAATCATCGAGGCATACGTCGAGATTCCGACCGTTACCATCGATGCGGAGTTCGAGATAACCGTTCCGAAGCCCAACGGAATCGAGATAATCAAGGAGGCCCTGATTAGGGCGCGCGATAGGGCCAACGAGGAGAAGGACATAGACGTCAAGTTCACCTACCAGGGCGCTCCGAGGTACAGGATTGACATAACCGCCCCGGACTACTACAAGGCGGAGGAGGTTCTCGAGAGCATAGCCGAGGAAATCCTCCGCGTCATAAAGGAAGCGGGCGGAGAGGCAACCCTCATCAGGAAGGAGAAGCGCATAAGGAAGATTAAGAGGAGGTAA
- a CDS encoding permease, giving the protein MRADGKVPKGSGKGRGAMKNQKKALLRDLAFLGAVVVITAVLLLMFPEKRTPVFSASKDYLVEMLLVMPAVMVLMGLFSVFVPDELIVKYLGKSSGLKGMLIAILIGAFPTGPLYVAFPIAASLLKKGARVASVVVFLSAWACIKIPQELVELQFLGLRFMVTRLALTIVFVIAMGLLMEKILGRELRDVPGAPEPGRR; this is encoded by the coding sequence TTGAGGGCCGACGGCAAGGTTCCAAAGGGTTCGGGGAAGGGCCGTGGGGCCATGAAAAATCAGAAGAAGGCCCTCCTGCGCGATTTGGCGTTCCTCGGTGCCGTTGTGGTGATAACCGCAGTTCTTCTCCTCATGTTCCCGGAGAAGAGGACCCCGGTTTTCTCGGCGTCAAAGGACTACCTCGTGGAGATGCTCCTCGTAATGCCCGCCGTAATGGTCCTGATGGGCCTGTTCTCAGTCTTCGTCCCTGATGAGCTGATTGTGAAATACCTCGGGAAAAGCTCCGGGCTCAAAGGCATGCTGATAGCGATACTCATCGGTGCTTTTCCAACAGGACCGCTCTACGTGGCCTTCCCGATAGCGGCATCGTTGCTCAAGAAAGGCGCCCGCGTCGCGAGCGTCGTCGTCTTCCTCTCCGCCTGGGCCTGCATAAAGATTCCGCAGGAGCTAGTTGAGTTGCAGTTCCTAGGGCTGAGGTTCATGGTAACGAGGCTGGCCCTCACGATAGTCTTCGTGATTGCCATGGGTCTGCTCATGGAGAAGATCTTGGGAAGGGAGCTGAGGGACGTTCCCGGGGCGCCGGAGCCGGGAAGGCGGTGA
- a CDS encoding RNA-protein complex protein Nop10 encodes MKFRIRKCPECGRYTLKETCPVCGAKTKVAHPPRFSPEDPYGEYRRRWRREVLGIEVRK; translated from the coding sequence ATGAAGTTCCGCATAAGAAAGTGCCCCGAATGTGGCAGGTACACCCTGAAGGAGACCTGTCCGGTCTGCGGGGCGAAGACCAAGGTAGCCCACCCACCGCGCTTCTCGCCGGAGGACCCCTACGGTGAGTACCGGCGCAGGTGGAGAAGGGAAGTCCTTGGGATAGAGGTGAGAAAATGA
- a CDS encoding permease, with amino-acid sequence MNGTTLFINALALACLALGFMKDRLKTRQALKVSVKFFVRILPTMLAIILIIGLMSGFVPPKTISRVVGQEAGFIGVLTVAVLGAILQIPSLIAFPLAASLLKMGASLTSVAVFITTLTMIGFVTLPLEIKILGKRFALLRNVLSFVIAILIGLLMGVLL; translated from the coding sequence ATGAACGGAACGACGCTCTTCATAAACGCCCTCGCCCTTGCCTGCCTCGCCCTCGGCTTCATGAAGGACCGGTTAAAGACGAGGCAGGCCCTGAAGGTCTCCGTGAAGTTTTTCGTTCGGATTCTTCCGACGATGCTTGCGATAATACTGATAATCGGTCTTATGTCCGGCTTCGTGCCACCCAAAACAATCTCCCGCGTCGTCGGCCAGGAAGCGGGGTTCATCGGCGTCCTGACGGTAGCAGTTCTCGGGGCGATACTTCAGATACCGTCCCTGATAGCATTCCCGCTCGCCGCTTCCCTGCTCAAGATGGGGGCCTCGCTGACCTCTGTGGCCGTTTTCATAACGACGCTGACGATGATTGGCTTCGTTACCCTCCCGTTGGAGATTAAAATCCTCGGGAAGCGCTTCGCCCTGCTGAGAAACGTCCTCAGCTTCGTAATCGCGATTCTGATAGGCCTCTTAATGGGGGTGTTACTTTGA